In Sebaldella termitidis ATCC 33386, one DNA window encodes the following:
- a CDS encoding ABC transporter permease, with the protein MEYLQDKFKIIGRDTKESEKIYKPSLTFWQDAWRRFKQNKIAMFFLFLIIFFMIVAIVGTHISGYKYMEQHLDKSFLSPGQGIKDRFYLGTDNFGRDQLTRISQGIRVSLMLSLIVVSICIVFGTIYGSISAYFGGKVDFIMTRIIEIVMAIPSLIYIILLMVVMGNSLWTIIIAMSLTRWLNYALLVRGEVLKLKQSEYVMASQSLGANFWWIIKKHLIPNALGVIIVSLTTDIPQIIFTEAFLSFIGLGVPIPQASLGNLVKEGFSYADSYPYLFFIPAVVISLITLSFNIVGDALNDALNPKLRNS; encoded by the coding sequence ATGGAGTATTTACAGGATAAATTCAAGATTATAGGAAGAGACACAAAAGAGAGCGAAAAAATTTATAAGCCAAGTCTTACTTTCTGGCAGGACGCATGGAGAAGATTTAAACAAAATAAAATAGCAATGTTTTTTCTATTTTTAATAATATTTTTTATGATAGTAGCAATTGTGGGAACCCACATAAGCGGATATAAATATATGGAACAGCATCTGGACAAGAGTTTTCTTTCACCGGGTCAGGGAATAAAAGACAGATTTTATCTGGGGACAGATAATTTCGGACGTGACCAGCTGACAAGAATATCACAGGGAATCAGAGTATCATTGATGTTATCTTTAATTGTGGTATCGATTTGTATCGTTTTTGGAACAATCTACGGTTCTATATCTGCATATTTCGGCGGAAAAGTAGATTTTATCATGACAAGAATAATAGAAATAGTTATGGCAATTCCGTCATTAATATATATTATCTTATTGATGGTGGTAATGGGTAACAGTCTCTGGACAATTATAATAGCAATGTCTCTTACAAGATGGCTGAATTATGCCCTGCTGGTAAGAGGAGAAGTACTGAAGCTGAAACAGAGTGAATATGTAATGGCTTCTCAGTCACTGGGAGCGAACTTCTGGTGGATCATAAAAAAACATTTGATACCAAATGCCTTAGGGGTTATTATAGTATCACTGACTACTGACATACCGCAGATTATTTTTACAGAAGCTTTTCTAAGCTTTATAGGTCTTGGGGTACCAATTCCTCAGGCTTCTCTGGGAAATCTGGTAAAAGAGGGATTCAGCTATGCAGATTCTTATCCGTATTTGTTTTTTATCCCTGCAGTGGTTATATCACTGATAACACTTTCATTTAACATAGTTGGGGATG
- a CDS encoding ABC transporter permease, giving the protein MKNLLRFLTTRICSGVITLWLVITITFFLLHMLPGDPFESEKAIPPHIKANMMKQYHLDKPLHIQYFYYLKAIARGDLGESMKNRGRRVNTVIEESFPVSADLGARAIIFSLVVGIPIGIIAALKRGKASDSGVMMIAVVGISVPSFVLAGLLQRFFIGVYNQVWIDKWHLPLMKIKMAGWDGPEYRILPVIALGLYTVAVIARLMRNKMIEVMGQDYIKLAIAKGVSSKTLIFKHAFRNAILPVVTIMGPTIAAILTGSFVIENMFSIPGLGKYYIDSIYQRDYTMVLGITVFYAAFLIFMIIVVDLLYVLIDPRIKLGKGTND; this is encoded by the coding sequence ATGAAAAATTTACTTCGTTTTTTAACAACAAGAATATGCAGCGGGGTCATTACATTATGGCTTGTTATAACAATAACTTTTTTTCTTCTGCATATGCTGCCGGGAGATCCTTTTGAAAGTGAAAAGGCAATACCGCCTCATATAAAAGCAAATATGATGAAACAATATCATTTGGATAAACCACTTCATATTCAGTATTTTTACTACTTAAAGGCTATTGCCAGAGGTGATCTGGGTGAATCTATGAAAAACAGAGGAAGAAGAGTAAATACAGTTATAGAGGAAAGCTTCCCGGTATCGGCAGATCTTGGAGCAAGAGCAATAATATTTTCTCTTGTAGTAGGAATACCTATCGGTATAATAGCAGCATTAAAAAGAGGGAAAGCATCCGACAGCGGAGTCATGATGATTGCTGTCGTGGGAATATCAGTACCGAGTTTTGTCCTTGCAGGTCTTCTGCAGAGGTTTTTTATAGGAGTATACAATCAGGTCTGGATAGATAAGTGGCATCTGCCTCTTATGAAGATAAAGATGGCTGGTTGGGACGGTCCTGAATACAGAATACTTCCCGTAATTGCACTTGGCTTGTATACTGTAGCAGTAATAGCGAGATTAATGAGAAATAAAATGATAGAAGTAATGGGACAGGATTATATAAAGCTTGCCATAGCAAAAGGAGTGTCATCTAAAACTCTTATATTCAAACATGCATTCAGAAATGCTATTCTGCCTGTAGTAACTATAATGGGACCGACAATAGCAGCAATACTTACAGGATCATTTGTAATAGAGAATATGTTTTCTATTCCCGGCCTTGGAAAATACTACATAGACAGTATATATCAGAGAGACTATACAATGGTATTGGGAATTACGGTATTTTATGCCGCTTTTCTGATCTTTATGATAATTGTAGTAGATTTATTATATGTATTAATTGATCCTAGAATAAAGTTAGGGAAAGGAACGAATGATTGA
- a CDS encoding autotransporter domain-containing protein yields MKKYAGIILYIILIQFTCSQSIADADKKNYENKYKLVEQLLKEKQKELEDLYKQGDFIVKPEYLSYQVFFSAFYENSKSGKSSYGKDFENPAVPIPVNFGILIPMKEIKPEIQEIIPNNYNFAFADPESIKIGSLELLTVKTMEIPNFDVEIPNIQYPVSFGTIEPITVNVSTNTNGYTNSANNQNLNTNTQTPANTFLANGSSQTGIIQIIGVEGTNVTDPLGGTGSVTYVIAADMESQRTGGRIITMESHRGYSGTTGATSATGDLNEALFLTTTGNLYINSGNSIGVELERGYSDARNDALYINKGLIESGAAYGKVIGIDFQGETLGSEEGPIIAENRGIIRMNGDDSIGINSVRTPNATGTDLDIGIKNTGLIEINGDNSYGIFIGGKDLRGNCNKDTGCPARPANITSDVMYENLLVQNGTININGENGVGVVLKDTDSLYNVKILNNAVLNEAAGVININNKNSVGIYADGIYDNSNVFHGEETNYYNNGTISLNSLDGIGIRVDYSGVENTGTVRLLSGAVNSIGMAGTDQTTIPKNSGLIEILNGGSENIGIFVNEGNAVNLENGIIKVGAGNSSGILAYNGTGENKGGIFVSSNDSAGIIADNSTINVNGGLIENNGNNMAIFGTDSSVINLNAGLINTLGQGVSLYLNKGTAVNLKNGFTINVNNESFMLYSKDSSGSYSSVLNTDGISAANIKNGGFGFYYDKNTGTDAENFLRNTVSGTGILNLNMEKEAVLIFLDETTVSPQYLSNLDINLSNIGNALKINGSGYYNYGFNKVGLIVDKNINLDNPDDTYLKNIYSSSDIDVNTGIDITGSKSGQIFIIQANYDGSPGRNAVIINNNGNITLSGNNSAGILADFGEIYNNAGGAVNILGSNSKALVSLNGTAVFNDGVINIGGADSAGIYGSNNFVGVSAVYGNEKIEIHNSGVIQSVSDQDNIYGIYSINEKVPVTDARVTLTGSSRILLKNSENSVGIFLENSTLNGSGIVEVGNEGIGLYGHNSVINLNSFTMNLSGNNALGFYLRGNTVFNAAGGLNTININGTNNILYYFTSDFNGLFNQDFIVNSTPGSTYMLGVIKDMSYLYNGTADLGEGGIFVYGTDSSVTLGVNGHLESQYDNVIGIYLDGVYATAPYEALNTGSINLEGNNSAGIYLEGGARALNDSNGVISTGTGSAAIYGNFAGNIENSGEIYIKDNSSGIYTENSGFTENNKLISGNGNKETGIYSVNSAGVLNSSSGEIRLTGDGNVGIYNISSTNTQNDNMIFLVSSGNSKTPGIGIYSDGSISNTGNINVYDGSVGIYAFNGNLVHSGIISSGAGGIGIYADNETVSLNISSDIKIGNNAVGVYGKNNTAITANGSLNIGTDSFGYVLESGTKLYNSSNMTLSDRSVFAYSDSAAEIINNTGADIFMDGQENTAFYMVNGGKITNNADITGVFGTSNVGIYNNGGSIENNGNIKTGDSALKYNADGQTDYNGSSYSIGIYGENNISFINTGKIETGENGVGIYVKRYKGAIPAENTGNIISGGNGAIGIFAENSTVLNNGVITMNGNNASGMYANINAVIINNGIININGSNSAAMTASTASRAVNNGIINLNGKNGIGGLYYGNSSFENNGTININNTGLEEDEKNIISKESDIPLAVPSIVNSGVINVNENFLNEGMRIVIKVNPETIRDAVLPEDNGAKFVSDSVKFKAPYFDGDKNNPVLITPDFAVGTNALVYKLKDVFNPSTKDGGPNYGIVPIASESLTWRAVPVINNSGNLDIWMEKIAYAQFTAKEWYAPLGGVLDKKYEFSTGESLKIFDSLDIIKTEDKFQKIMGNLSGNIYANMNKREKNTADIFQDSLELLQGSENNTKESIKINIIAGKTENTERQKGITGYDSTAFGGIILREIERTYYNTVGYSAGYLHTATDYADSDNSTEDTDTLQAGVHSRYNVSQWTFENDFTGRISFHNVKRNIEWEDRKSVMNGEYQSYSFSSINRAGYKINKAVMPYAGFRVMYVTRPGFGETGTERLQIEGNDAWSVKPGAGIELKGGTKPGKNGWVLKGLLDIAYEYELAELNDRERAKLTVIEDNYHDLVKPDKEKGVFKSKITVGAETGDKFGIFLTGSYEAGAGNNENYRIGINFKAAF; encoded by the coding sequence ATGAAAAAATATGCAGGTATTATATTATATATTATTCTTATTCAGTTTACATGCAGTCAGAGTATAGCTGATGCAGATAAAAAAAATTACGAAAATAAATATAAATTAGTGGAACAGCTGCTGAAGGAAAAACAGAAGGAACTTGAAGATCTCTACAAACAGGGGGATTTTATAGTAAAGCCTGAGTATCTTTCATATCAGGTGTTTTTTTCTGCATTCTATGAAAACAGCAAAAGTGGGAAATCCTCTTATGGGAAAGATTTTGAAAATCCGGCAGTACCTATACCGGTTAATTTTGGCATACTTATACCCATGAAAGAGATAAAACCTGAAATTCAGGAAATTATACCAAATAATTATAATTTTGCTTTTGCAGATCCCGAATCAATAAAGATCGGATCTCTTGAACTGCTTACGGTGAAAACCATGGAGATACCCAATTTTGACGTAGAAATACCAAATATACAATATCCTGTATCTTTTGGAACTATAGAGCCTATAACTGTGAATGTAAGTACCAATACAAACGGATATACTAATTCAGCGAATAACCAGAATTTGAACACAAATACCCAGACACCGGCAAATACTTTTTTGGCAAACGGAAGCTCACAGACCGGAATTATTCAGATAATAGGGGTAGAAGGGACAAATGTTACAGATCCTTTAGGCGGAACAGGAAGTGTTACATATGTAATAGCTGCTGATATGGAAAGTCAGAGAACAGGCGGAAGAATTATTACAATGGAGTCTCATAGAGGCTATTCAGGAACTACAGGTGCTACTTCTGCAACCGGTGATCTTAATGAAGCATTATTTTTAACAACAACTGGAAATTTATATATTAATTCCGGAAATTCAATAGGGGTAGAACTGGAAAGAGGTTATTCAGACGCTAGGAATGATGCCCTCTACATAAATAAGGGGCTGATAGAGTCAGGAGCAGCATACGGCAAGGTCATAGGGATTGATTTTCAGGGGGAAACATTAGGATCCGAAGAAGGACCGATAATAGCCGAGAACAGAGGAATAATAAGAATGAACGGCGATGACAGTATAGGGATAAATTCTGTGAGAACTCCTAATGCTACCGGGACTGATTTGGATATAGGGATAAAAAATACAGGTCTGATAGAAATAAATGGAGATAACAGCTACGGTATATTTATAGGAGGGAAGGATCTCAGGGGAAACTGCAACAAGGATACCGGCTGCCCTGCCAGACCGGCAAATATTACATCTGATGTAATGTACGAAAATCTTCTGGTTCAAAACGGGACTATAAACATTAACGGAGAAAACGGAGTGGGAGTGGTTTTAAAAGATACTGACAGCCTTTATAATGTAAAGATATTAAATAATGCAGTATTAAATGAGGCTGCCGGAGTAATAAACATAAATAACAAAAATTCTGTGGGAATATATGCAGATGGAATATATGATAACTCCAATGTTTTCCACGGAGAAGAAACAAACTATTATAATAACGGGACAATCAGTCTGAACTCACTGGACGGGATAGGAATACGGGTTGATTACAGCGGTGTAGAGAATACCGGAACAGTAAGGCTGCTTTCCGGAGCAGTGAATTCTATAGGAATGGCGGGAACCGATCAGACTACCATTCCGAAAAACAGCGGACTTATAGAAATATTGAACGGCGGAAGTGAAAACATAGGAATCTTTGTAAATGAAGGAAATGCAGTAAATCTTGAGAATGGTATAATAAAAGTGGGAGCGGGTAATTCTTCAGGGATTCTTGCCTATAACGGAACAGGGGAAAATAAAGGTGGTATTTTTGTAAGCAGTAATGATTCTGCCGGAATAATAGCTGATAATTCTACAATTAATGTAAACGGAGGGCTTATAGAAAACAACGGTAATAATATGGCAATATTCGGAACAGACAGTTCGGTTATAAATTTGAATGCAGGACTTATTAATACACTCGGGCAGGGAGTTTCACTGTATCTGAATAAAGGAACAGCCGTAAATCTGAAAAACGGATTCACAATTAATGTAAATAATGAAAGCTTTATGCTGTACAGCAAGGATTCTTCCGGATCGTACTCATCTGTGTTAAATACTGACGGTATTTCCGCGGCAAATATAAAAAACGGCGGATTTGGCTTTTATTATGATAAAAATACAGGCACAGACGCGGAGAATTTTTTGAGAAATACAGTGTCAGGTACTGGTATATTAAATTTAAACATGGAAAAGGAAGCAGTGCTGATATTTCTTGATGAAACAACAGTAAGTCCGCAGTATCTGAGTAATTTGGATATTAATTTATCAAATATAGGAAATGCTTTAAAAATAAACGGTTCTGGTTATTATAACTACGGCTTTAATAAAGTGGGTCTTATAGTAGATAAAAATATAAATCTGGATAATCCTGATGATACTTATCTGAAAAATATATATTCGTCATCTGATATAGATGTAAATACAGGAATTGACATAACAGGAAGCAAAAGCGGGCAGATTTTTATAATACAGGCTAACTATGACGGAAGTCCGGGAAGAAATGCAGTAATAATAAATAATAACGGGAATATAACACTTTCCGGAAATAATTCGGCAGGTATTCTGGCAGATTTCGGGGAAATATATAATAATGCCGGCGGAGCGGTAAATATTCTCGGAAGTAATTCAAAAGCGCTGGTGTCATTAAACGGGACAGCTGTTTTTAATGATGGTGTTATAAATATCGGCGGTGCAGATTCAGCGGGAATATACGGATCAAATAATTTTGTCGGAGTATCGGCGGTGTATGGAAATGAAAAAATAGAAATACATAACAGCGGTGTAATACAAAGTGTAAGCGATCAGGATAATATTTACGGGATATATTCTATAAATGAAAAGGTACCTGTCACTGATGCAAGAGTCACTTTAACAGGAAGTTCCCGCATTTTGCTGAAAAATTCAGAAAATTCTGTGGGAATATTTTTGGAAAACAGTACATTGAACGGAAGCGGAATAGTAGAGGTCGGTAATGAGGGAATAGGGTTGTACGGGCATAATTCCGTTATTAATCTTAACAGTTTTACAATGAATCTTTCCGGAAATAATGCACTGGGTTTTTATTTGCGGGGAAATACAGTATTTAATGCAGCAGGCGGACTTAATACAATAAATATAAACGGAACAAATAATATACTTTATTATTTTACAAGTGATTTCAACGGTTTATTCAATCAGGATTTCATTGTAAACTCAACCCCCGGTTCCACATATATGCTGGGTGTAATAAAAGACATGTCTTATTTATATAATGGAACAGCGGATTTGGGAGAAGGCGGGATATTCGTCTACGGGACAGATTCCTCGGTGACACTGGGAGTGAACGGACATTTGGAATCGCAGTATGACAATGTGATCGGGATTTATTTGGACGGAGTATATGCAACGGCACCTTATGAAGCTTTGAATACCGGGAGTATAAATCTGGAGGGGAATAATTCGGCAGGAATCTATCTGGAAGGGGGAGCAAGGGCATTAAATGATTCAAACGGAGTAATAAGTACTGGAACAGGTTCTGCAGCAATATACGGCAATTTTGCAGGGAATATTGAGAATTCGGGAGAAATATATATAAAGGATAATTCTTCGGGAATTTATACCGAAAACAGCGGTTTTACAGAAAATAACAAATTGATAAGCGGAAACGGAAATAAAGAAACAGGGATATATTCGGTAAATTCCGCAGGAGTGCTAAATTCATCAAGCGGAGAAATAAGACTTACAGGAGACGGGAATGTGGGAATATACAATATTTCCAGTACAAATACGCAAAATGACAATATGATTTTCCTTGTGAGCAGCGGAAACAGTAAAACACCCGGAATAGGAATATATTCAGACGGAAGTATATCCAATACAGGAAATATAAATGTATATGACGGATCAGTCGGAATATATGCATTTAACGGTAATTTGGTTCACAGCGGTATTATTTCTTCTGGGGCTGGAGGAATAGGAATATATGCTGACAATGAAACTGTTTCATTAAATATATCCTCTGATATAAAAATCGGAAATAATGCAGTCGGAGTGTACGGGAAGAATAATACGGCAATCACAGCCAACGGAAGTCTGAATATCGGGACAGACAGCTTTGGATATGTTTTGGAATCCGGTACGAAGCTGTATAACAGCAGTAATATGACACTGAGTGACAGAAGTGTCTTTGCATATTCGGACAGTGCAGCAGAAATAATTAATAATACCGGTGCGGATATATTTATGGACGGGCAGGAGAATACAGCTTTTTATATGGTGAACGGCGGTAAAATTACAAATAATGCCGATATTACAGGTGTTTTTGGTACATCAAATGTGGGGATATATAATAACGGCGGGAGTATAGAAAATAACGGCAATATAAAAACAGGAGATTCTGCTCTGAAATACAATGCTGACGGTCAGACGGACTATAACGGCAGCAGCTACAGTATAGGGATATATGGTGAAAATAATATTTCTTTTATAAATACAGGAAAGATAGAAACAGGGGAAAACGGAGTCGGGATATATGTAAAAAGATATAAAGGAGCTATTCCGGCAGAGAATACCGGAAATATAATTTCGGGTGGAAACGGAGCGATAGGAATATTTGCAGAAAACAGTACAGTATTGAATAATGGTGTAATTACAATGAACGGAAATAATGCATCCGGAATGTATGCCAATATAAATGCCGTCATAATAAATAACGGGATAATCAATATAAATGGCAGTAATTCCGCAGCAATGACAGCAAGCACAGCTTCAAGGGCAGTAAATAACGGGATAATAAATTTGAACGGAAAAAACGGAATAGGGGGACTTTATTACGGAAATTCCTCTTTTGAAAATAACGGAACAATAAACATAAATAACACAGGTCTTGAAGAAGATGAAAAAAATATAATTTCAAAAGAAAGTGATATACCTTTGGCAGTACCAAGTATTGTAAACTCGGGAGTAATAAACGTGAATGAAAATTTTCTGAATGAAGGAATGAGAATAGTAATAAAAGTAAATCCGGAGACAATAAGAGATGCGGTGCTGCCTGAGGATAACGGCGCAAAATTTGTCTCAGATTCAGTAAAATTCAAAGCACCTTACTTTGACGGCGACAAAAATAATCCGGTATTGATAACGCCGGATTTTGCCGTGGGAACAAATGCATTGGTATATAAGCTGAAAGATGTATTTAACCCGTCTACAAAAGACGGAGGGCCTAATTACGGTATAGTTCCTATAGCAAGTGAGTCATTGACTTGGAGGGCGGTTCCGGTGATAAATAATTCCGGAAATCTTGATATATGGATGGAAAAAATTGCCTATGCACAATTTACCGCAAAGGAATGGTATGCCCCGCTGGGTGGAGTGCTGGATAAAAAATATGAATTTTCAACAGGGGAATCGCTAAAAATTTTTGACAGTCTGGATATTATAAAAACCGAAGATAAATTTCAAAAAATTATGGGAAATCTGTCAGGAAACATATATGCAAATATGAATAAAAGAGAAAAAAATACGGCTGATATATTTCAGGATTCGCTGGAATTACTTCAGGGGTCTGAAAATAACACAAAAGAAAGTATAAAAATAAACATAATAGCTGGAAAAACTGAAAATACAGAGAGACAGAAAGGAATCACGGGATATGACAGTACAGCTTTCGGCGGAATTATACTGAGGGAAATAGAAAGAACATATTATAATACTGTGGGATATTCAGCGGGATATCTTCATACAGCCACTGATTATGCCGATTCTGATAACAGTACGGAAGATACTGATACACTGCAGGCAGGGGTACATAGCAGATATAATGTCTCGCAATGGACATTTGAAAATGATTTTACAGGAAGAATAAGTTTTCATAATGTCAAAAGAAATATAGAATGGGAAGACAGAAAATCAGTGATGAACGGAGAATATCAGTCATATAGTTTCAGCAGTATAAACAGGGCAGGTTATAAAATAAACAAGGCAGTAATGCCGTATGCAGGCTTTAGGGTAATGTATGTTACAAGACCGGGATTCGGAGAAACAGGGACAGAAAGACTGCAGATAGAAGGTAATGATGCATGGAGCGTAAAGCCCGGAGCAGGAATAGAGCTAAAGGGCGGAACTAAACCCGGCAAAAACGGCTGGGTACTAAAAGGGCTGCTTGATATAGCATATGAGTATGAACTGGCTGAACTGAATGACCGGGAAAGAGCTAAACTCACAGTTATAGAAGATAATTATCATGATCTTGTAAAGCCTGACAAGGAAAAAGGAGTTTTTAAATCAAAAATAACTGTCGGAGCAGAAACAGGGGACAAATTCGGTATTTTTCTTACAGGTTCATATGAGGCAGGGGCAGGTAATAATGAAAATTACAGAATAGGAATAAATTTTAAGGCAGCATTTTGA